A window from Megalobrama amblycephala isolate DHTTF-2021 linkage group LG9, ASM1881202v1, whole genome shotgun sequence encodes these proteins:
- the LOC125276072 gene encoding uncharacterized protein LOC125276072 has product MVKRIQRNKSPLTTTLAQQKSNVAMLTTQELAKLQKLEELLEPCRYVTELLGGEQYISCSVVLPALCHLFKILESTEDDPAYVVKFKNDFTSDLSKRKDSTNLTWLKIATAIDPRFKDLKCLPKDERNEVWASLSKLLMAQSPGKQESKETTDQQPPKKRRISVLLVSSDSESDEEEESIEQCLNRYKAEPKLHMEGCPLQWWKKREATHARLAPIACKYLSTPATTVPCERLFSLSGHIIQKKRATLSPDNVNRLVCLSNWLNVKED; this is encoded by the exons ATGGTCAAGCGAATTCAGCGAAACAAATCTCCACTGACCACTACCCTGGCTCAGCAAAAGAGCAATGTTGCCATGTTGACTACACAGGAGCTCGCCAAACTGCAAAAGCTGGAGGAACTACTTGAACCTTGCAG ATATGTAACTGAACTGCTGGGAGGAGAGCAGTACATCTCCTGCTCAGTGGTATTGCCAGCCTTGTGCCACTTGTTCAAAATTTTGGAGTCCACAGAGGATGATCCAGCCTATGTAGTTAAATTCAAAAATGATTTTACTTCAGACCTATCTAAAAGGAAGGACAGCACTAATCTCACATGGCTGAAGATCGCTACTGCAATTGACCCAAGGTTTAAAGACCTAAAGTGTCTTCCCAAAGATGAAAGGAATGAGGTGTGGGCTTCACTAAGCAAGCTGTTAATGGCCCAGAGTCCTGGAAAACAAGAGTCTAAAGAGACAACAGACCAACAGCCACCAAAGAAGAGAAGGATCTCCGTCTTGCTGGTTTCTTCTGATTCAGAGTCAGATGAAGAGGAAGAGTCCATAGAACAGTGTCTTAACCGCTACAAAGCAGAGCCCAAATTGCACATGGAGGGTTGTCCACTACAGTGGTGGAAAAAGAGAGAAGCAACACATGCAAGGCTGGCACCAATAGCATGCAAGTATCTGTCAACCCCTGCTACAACGGTGCCTTGTGAGAGACTGTTCTCACTCTCAGGTCACATCATTCAAAAGAAAAGGGCCACATTGTCCCCTGATAATGTCAACAGACTGGTCTGTCTCAGCAACTGGCTGAATGTAAAGGAGGACTAA